From one Enterobacter kobei genomic stretch:
- a CDS encoding electron transport complex subunit E, which translates to MSEVKDVIVQGLWKNNSALVQLLGMCPLLAVTSTATNALGLGLATTLVLTLTNLSISALRRWTPAEIRIPIYVMIIASVVSVVQMLINAYAFGLYQSLGIFIPLIVTNCIVVGRAEAFAAKKGPALSALDGFAIGMGATGAMFVLGSMREIIGNGTLFDGADALLGSWAKVLRIEVFHTDSPFLLAMLPPGAFIGLGMMLAVKYLIDERSKKRRAAAVTTTDAAPAATPGKA; encoded by the coding sequence ATGAGCGAAGTTAAAGACGTCATTGTTCAGGGATTGTGGAAGAACAACTCCGCGCTGGTGCAGTTGCTGGGGATGTGTCCGCTGCTGGCGGTCACGTCAACCGCGACTAACGCGCTGGGACTGGGGCTGGCGACCACGCTGGTGCTGACCCTGACCAACCTGTCCATCTCTGCCCTGCGTCGCTGGACACCGGCGGAGATCCGTATTCCGATTTACGTAATGATCATCGCCTCGGTAGTGAGCGTGGTGCAGATGCTGATCAACGCTTACGCCTTCGGCCTTTACCAGTCGCTGGGGATCTTTATCCCGCTTATCGTCACCAACTGTATCGTGGTGGGTCGTGCTGAAGCTTTTGCGGCGAAAAAAGGCCCGGCGCTGTCGGCGCTGGACGGTTTTGCCATCGGCATGGGCGCGACCGGCGCGATGTTTGTCCTGGGATCGATGCGTGAAATTATTGGTAACGGAACGCTGTTTGACGGCGCGGATGCGCTGCTGGGTAGCTGGGCCAAAGTGCTGCGCATCGAGGTGTTCCACACCGATTCTCCTTTCCTGCTGGCGATGCTGCCGCCCGGCGCATTTATCGGCCTTGGCATGATGCTGGCGGTGAAATACCTGATTGATGAGCGCAGTAAAAAGCGCCGTGCCGCTGCGGTAACGACCACGGATGCGGCACCTGCCGCCACGCCCGGGAAGGCATAA
- the nth gene encoding endonuclease III, translated as MNNVKRREILTRLRDNNPHPTTELNFSSPFELLIAVLLSAQATDVSVNKATAKLYPVANTPQAMLELGVEGVKSYIKTIGLFNSKAENVIKTCRMLIDLHGGEVPEDRAALEALPGVGRKTANVVLNTAFGWPTIAVDTHIFRVCNRTRFAPGKNVEQVEESLLKVVPAEFKVDCHHWLILHGRYTCIARKPRCGSCLIEDLCEYKEKVYE; from the coding sequence ATGAACAACGTAAAAAGAAGGGAAATCTTAACCCGTCTGCGGGATAACAATCCGCACCCGACCACCGAGCTTAATTTCAGCTCGCCCTTTGAGTTATTGATTGCGGTGCTGCTGTCAGCGCAGGCGACCGACGTCAGCGTCAATAAAGCGACGGCAAAGCTCTATCCGGTGGCGAACACGCCGCAGGCGATGCTGGAACTGGGCGTAGAGGGCGTGAAGTCGTACATCAAGACCATTGGCCTGTTTAACAGCAAAGCGGAAAACGTCATCAAAACCTGCCGGATGCTGATCGACCTGCACGGCGGCGAGGTGCCGGAAGATCGTGCGGCGCTGGAAGCGCTGCCGGGCGTCGGGCGCAAAACCGCGAACGTGGTGCTGAACACGGCCTTCGGCTGGCCGACTATTGCCGTTGATACACATATTTTTCGCGTCTGTAACCGTACCCGTTTTGCCCCAGGCAAGAATGTCGAGCAGGTCGAAGAAAGCCTGCTAAAAGTGGTGCCTGCGGAGTTTAAAGTGGACTGTCACCACTGGCTGATCCTGCATGGACGTTACACCTGTATCGCCCGCAAGCCGCGCTGTGGCTCCTGCCTGATTGAAGATCTCTGCGAATACAAAGAAAAAGTGTACGAATAA
- the dtpA gene encoding dipeptide/tripeptide permease DtpA, whose amino-acid sequence MSTANKKPADNVSMNAFKQPKAFYLIFSIELWERFGFYGLQGIMAVYLVKQLGMSESDSITLFSSFSALVYGLVAIGGWLGDKVLGTKRVIMLGAIVLAIGYALVAWSGHDAAVVYMGMATIAVGNGLFKANPSSLLSTCYSKDDPRLDGAFTMYYMAVNIGSFFSMLATPWLAAKFGWSVAFALSVVGMLITVVNFAFCKRWVKNYGSKPDFEPLRVGSLLLTLVGVVVLVTIATWLLHNQGIARMVLGVVALGIIFVFAKETFAMQGAARRKMIVAFILMLQAIVFFVLYSQMPTSLNFFAIRNVEHSILGIAFEPEQFQALNPFWIIIGSPILAAIYNKMGDNLPMPHKFAIGMVLCSAAFLILPLGTKFATDAGIVSVNWLIMSYAFQSIGELMISGLGLAMVAQLVPQRLMGFIMGSWFLTTAGANLIAGYVANLMAIPEGVTDPLMSLNVYGSVFLKIGIATAVMAALMVLLAPKLNRMAQEDVKTDAPEIAKA is encoded by the coding sequence GTGTCGACTGCAAACAAAAAACCAGCAGATAACGTAAGTATGAACGCGTTTAAGCAACCGAAAGCGTTCTATCTGATCTTCTCTATCGAATTATGGGAACGCTTCGGCTTCTACGGCCTGCAAGGCATCATGGCCGTCTACCTGGTGAAACAACTGGGTATGTCCGAATCTGACTCCATTACGCTGTTCTCCTCCTTCAGCGCCCTCGTGTACGGTCTGGTTGCCATTGGCGGCTGGCTGGGCGACAAAGTGCTGGGTACCAAGCGTGTGATTATGCTCGGCGCGATTGTGCTGGCGATTGGTTATGCCCTGGTGGCATGGTCCGGTCACGATGCGGCGGTGGTCTATATGGGTATGGCGACCATTGCGGTGGGTAACGGCCTGTTTAAGGCGAACCCGTCTTCCCTGCTCTCCACCTGCTACTCAAAAGACGATCCGCGTCTGGACGGTGCATTCACCATGTATTACATGGCGGTGAACATCGGGTCCTTCTTCTCCATGCTGGCGACCCCGTGGCTTGCCGCGAAGTTCGGCTGGAGCGTGGCCTTTGCCCTGAGCGTGGTGGGTATGCTGATCACCGTAGTGAACTTCGCCTTCTGCAAACGCTGGGTGAAAAACTACGGCTCCAAGCCTGACTTCGAGCCGCTGCGCGTGGGTAGCCTGCTGCTGACGCTGGTGGGTGTGGTGGTACTGGTGACCATCGCCACCTGGTTGCTGCACAACCAGGGCATCGCTCGTATGGTGCTGGGCGTGGTTGCGCTGGGTATCATCTTCGTCTTCGCGAAAGAAACCTTCGCGATGCAGGGTGCGGCGCGTCGTAAGATGATCGTGGCCTTCATTCTGATGTTACAGGCGATTGTATTCTTCGTGCTGTACAGCCAGATGCCGACCTCACTGAACTTCTTCGCTATCCGTAACGTTGAGCATTCCATTCTGGGTATCGCCTTCGAGCCGGAGCAGTTCCAGGCGCTGAACCCGTTCTGGATCATCATTGGCAGCCCGATCCTTGCCGCCATCTATAACAAGATGGGCGACAACCTGCCGATGCCGCACAAGTTCGCTATCGGTATGGTGCTGTGCTCTGCAGCCTTCCTGATCCTGCCGCTGGGTACGAAATTCGCCACCGACGCGGGCATCGTCTCCGTGAACTGGCTGATCATGAGCTACGCCTTCCAGAGTATCGGTGAGCTGATGATTTCCGGTCTGGGTCTGGCCATGGTGGCACAACTGGTACCGCAGCGTCTGATGGGCTTCATCATGGGTAGCTGGTTCCTGACGACTGCCGGTGCCAACCTGATCGCCGGTTATGTGGCCAACCTGATGGCTATCCCGGAAGGGGTAACCGACCCGCTGATGTCCCTTAACGTCTACGGCAGCGTGTTCCTGAAAATTGGTATCGCCACTGCGGTGATGGCGGCCCTGATGGTGCTGCTGGCACCGAAACTGAACCGTATGGCGCAGGAAGACGTAAAAACTGACGCCCCGGAAATCGCGAAAGCGTAA
- the gstA gene encoding glutathione transferase GstA, translating to MKLFYKPGACSLAPHIILRETGKAFTLEAVDLMTKRLGDGSDYLAINPKGQVPALQLDDGTLITEAVVIMQYLADSVPQKNLLAATGEMSRYKTLEWLNYIATELHKGFTPLFRPDTPDEYKPTVRGLLEKKLSFVNGELASREFIAGDHFTIADAYLYNVLRWARAIKLEMGSLSNIDAFMARVAARESVIATLAAEGL from the coding sequence ATGAAATTGTTCTACAAACCGGGCGCCTGCTCCCTTGCTCCGCATATCATCCTGCGTGAAACCGGGAAAGCTTTTACCCTTGAAGCGGTCGATTTGATGACCAAACGCCTCGGCGACGGCAGCGATTACCTGGCGATCAACCCGAAAGGCCAGGTCCCGGCGTTGCAGCTGGATGATGGTACGCTGATCACCGAAGCCGTGGTGATCATGCAGTATCTGGCCGACAGCGTGCCGCAGAAAAACCTGCTCGCCGCGACCGGCGAGATGTCTCGTTATAAGACACTGGAGTGGCTGAACTACATCGCGACTGAACTGCACAAAGGCTTTACGCCGCTGTTCCGCCCGGATACGCCGGACGAATACAAACCTACCGTGCGCGGTCTGCTGGAGAAGAAGCTGAGCTTCGTAAACGGTGAACTGGCTTCACGCGAATTTATTGCCGGCGACCACTTCACCATTGCCGATGCGTATCTCTATAACGTGCTGCGCTGGGCGCGTGCTATAAAACTGGAGATGGGTAGCCTGAGCAACATTGACGCCTTTATGGCGCGTGTGGCGGCGCGTGAGAGCGTGATCGCAACGCTGGCCGCAGAAGGGTTATAA
- the tyrS gene encoding tyrosine--tRNA ligase has translation MASSNLIKQLQERGLVAQVTDEEALASLLAQGPIALYCGFDPTADSLHLGHLVPLLCLKRFQQAGHKPVALVGGATGLIGDPSFKAAERKLNTEDTVQEWVDKIRRQVAPFLDFDCGDNSAIAANNYDWFGNMNVLTFLRDIGKHFSVNQMINKEAVKQRLNRDDQGISFTEFSYNLLQGYDFACLNKLHNVSLQIGGSDQWGNITSGIDLTRRMHQKQVFGLTVPLITKADGTKFGKTEGGAVWLDPKKTSPYKFYQFWINTADADVYRFLKFFTFMDLEEINALEEEDKNSGKAPRAQYVLADQVTRLVHGEEGLEAAKRITASLFNGNLSDLSEADFEQLAQDGVPMVEMEKGADLMQALVDSELQPSRGQARKTIASNAITINGEKQADPEYTFADSDRLFGRYTLLRRGKKNYCLVCWK, from the coding sequence CAAGAGCGGGGCCTGGTCGCACAGGTGACGGATGAAGAGGCATTAGCCTCGCTGCTGGCGCAAGGTCCGATCGCGCTGTATTGCGGCTTCGATCCTACCGCTGACAGCTTGCATTTGGGGCATCTGGTTCCTTTGTTATGCCTGAAACGGTTCCAGCAGGCCGGGCATAAGCCAGTTGCGCTGGTGGGTGGGGCAACGGGTCTGATTGGCGATCCGAGCTTCAAAGCCGCCGAGCGTAAGCTCAATACCGAAGACACCGTGCAGGAGTGGGTGGATAAGATCCGCCGCCAGGTGGCACCCTTCCTCGATTTCGACTGCGGCGACAATTCCGCTATCGCGGCGAATAACTATGACTGGTTCGGCAACATGAACGTGCTGACCTTCCTGCGTGATATCGGTAAGCACTTCTCTGTTAACCAGATGATTAACAAAGAAGCGGTGAAACAGCGTCTGAACCGTGACGACCAGGGCATCTCCTTTACCGAGTTTTCCTACAACCTGTTGCAGGGCTATGACTTCGCTTGCCTGAACAAACTGCATAACGTCTCACTGCAAATCGGCGGCTCTGACCAGTGGGGGAACATCACCTCCGGCATCGACCTGACGCGCCGTATGCATCAGAAACAGGTCTTCGGTCTGACCGTTCCGCTGATCACCAAAGCTGACGGCACCAAATTCGGTAAAACCGAAGGCGGCGCGGTGTGGCTCGATCCGAAGAAAACCAGCCCGTACAAGTTCTACCAGTTCTGGATCAACACCGCCGATGCGGATGTGTATCGCTTCCTGAAATTCTTCACCTTTATGGATCTGGAAGAGATCAATGCGCTGGAAGAAGAAGACAAGAACAGCGGTAAAGCGCCACGCGCCCAGTATGTGTTAGCCGATCAGGTGACGCGACTGGTACATGGCGAAGAAGGGCTGGAAGCGGCAAAACGCATCACCGCCAGCCTGTTTAACGGTAACCTGAGCGATCTGAGCGAAGCGGATTTCGAACAGCTGGCGCAGGATGGCGTGCCAATGGTTGAGATGGAAAAGGGCGCGGACCTGATGCAGGCGCTGGTGGATTCCGAACTGCAGCCGTCCCGTGGTCAGGCGCGTAAAACCATCGCCTCTAACGCCATTACCATCAACGGTGAAAAACAGGCCGATCCGGAGTATACCTTTGCGGACAGCGATCGTCTGTTCGGCCGCTACACGCTGCTGCGTCGCGGTAAGAAGAACTACTGTCTGGTGTGCTGGAAGTAA